The following coding sequences lie in one Opisthocomus hoazin isolate bOpiHoa1 chromosome 7, bOpiHoa1.hap1, whole genome shotgun sequence genomic window:
- the ZNF770 gene encoding zinc finger protein 770: MLQVQEHVAADMIPKKKPYICDMCYKQFETPSKLARHYLIHTGQKPFECHVCHKTFRQLVHLERHQLTHNLPFKCSVCHRNFKNLITFLKHQQLHNENYQNDTKQAENSVNFEQDRVTYSIFRCSACWKSFRTEERWMLHQCRKADHLHGARRRKEAHACESCNKTFPSRSKLERHLLIHSGQKPFKCSSCSKSFRQSTHLKIHQLTHTEERPFQCCFCQKGFKIQSKLMKHKQLHARNKTCPNILYKAKTGKYPRPQSLLEGKRDSFENADTYESQESDPRDAHSIYIVPFQCSACNQCFETEQVLNLHKCCDLRGGKSSNNGATACSHTVSMKNKMLMKPKCTGGKKTDFSLTDRKKVKLGRFKSCDLAAARDQRSDQHASTKPFKNCRSKPDVHKAFSNWMKRTFTVPSPWQEHPQPHDFGMNLKGMLTGESMLNIDDSLHSKDDGFYGSSDDGFFDNPEVLHCAFSASAKNIHNRHKVCKCDRCEKIFPSSSKLQRHYLIHTGQKPFGCNVCGKTFRQSAHLKRHQLTHTEKRPCKSPVCQVEFENLNKLFSHQGDHTEFKSSQPVDYSGYSPMSLQTSGFQAFELIQSNQAAEIKVEMKSGDFVLDTSGRNAQPYLCSKLLETEQSCYSYSHDFSEGTEKSEVVTKLYQCSICFKTFKSPSKLERHYLMHAGQKPFECLVCGKNFRQAPHLKRHQLTHLKESLKLISAEQQPDNILILSKLDNVL; the protein is encoded by the coding sequence ATGTTACAAGTTCAGGAGCATGTAGCAGCTGACATGATACCCAAGAAAAAGCCATATATTTGTGACATGTGCTATAAACAGTTTGAAACTCCATCAAAGCTAGCTAGGCATTATCTGATACATACTGGTCAAAAGCCGTTTGAATGTCACGTATGCCATAAAACGTTTAGGCAGCTAGTCCACCTGGAGAGGCATCAGTTAACCCATAATCTGCCTTTTAAGTGTAGTGTTTGTCATAGAAACTTCAAAAACTTAATCACTTTCTTAAAGCATCAGCAGCTTCATAATGAAAATTATCAGAATGATACCAAGCAAGCAGAAAACTCTGTGAATTTTGAGCAAGATAGGGTCACTTACAGCATATTTCGATGTTCTGCATGCTGGAAATCTTTTAGAACTGAAGAGAGGTGGATGCTGCATCAGTGCCGGAAGGCAGATCATCTACATGGTGCCAGAAGGAGAAAGGAAGCTCATGCTTGTGAATCGTGTAACAAGACATTTCCATCAAGATCTAAGCTAGAAAGACACCTCCTTATTCACAGTGGCCAGAAACCTTTTAAGTGTTCTTCATGCAGTAAATCTTTCAGACAGTCAACGCACTTGAAAATCCATCAGCTCACACACACAGAAGAAAGgccttttcagtgctgcttttgtcAGAAGGGGTTTAAAATACAGAGCAAACTCATGAAGCACAAACAGCTCCATGCCAGAAATAAGACTTGCCCCAATATTTTGTACAAAGCAAAGACTGGTAAATATCCCAGACCACAGAGCCTGCTGGAAGGAAAGAGGGATAGTTTTGAGAATGCTGACACTTACGAGTCACAGGAGAGTGACCCACGTGATGCTCACTCGATTTATATTGTACCCTTTCAGTGCTCAGCATGCAACCAGTGTTTTGAAACGGAGCAGGTTCTAAATTTGCACAAATGCTGTGATCTGAGAGGTGGCAAAAGTTCAAATAATGGTGCAACAGCATGCAGCCACACAGTCAGCATGAAAAATAAGATGCTGATGAAGCCGAAGTGTactggaggaaagaaaacagatttttctctgactgacaggaaaaaagtaaaattggGTCGCTTCAAAAGTTGTGACCTGGCTGCAGCTAGAGATCAGCGTTCTGATCAGCATGCTTCCACTAAACCTTTCAAGAATTGCCGTAGCAAGCCTGACGTGCACAAGGCGTTTAGTAATTGGATGAAAAGAACGTTTACTGTGCCATCACCTTGGCAAGAGCACCCGCAACCTCACGACTTCGGAATGAATTTAAAAGGTATGCTTACTGGTGAAAGCATGTTAAACATCGATGATTCACTGCATAGTAAAGATGATGGTTTTTATGGTTCATCAGATGATGGTTTCTTTGATAATCCAGAAGTACTTCACTGTGCTTTTTCAGCTTCTGCTAAAAATATACATAACAGACACAAAGTGTGTAAATGTGACAGATGTGAAAAAATCTTTCCATCTTCATCCAAACTTCAAAGACATTATCTTATACACACGGGACAGAAGCCCTTTGGCTGTAATGTTTGTGGGAAGACATTTAGACAGTCAGCTCACTTAAAAAGACATCAGCTCACCCATACTGAAAAGAGACCCTGTAAAAGCCCCGTTTGTCAGGTAGAATTTGAAAACCTGAACAAACTTTTCAGTCACCAGGGAGATCACACCGAATTTAAGTCTTCTCAGCCTGTGGATTATTCGGGCTATTCTCCAATGTCTTTACAGACATCTGGCTTTCAAGCATTTGAGCTGATTCAGTCAAACCAAGCAGCTGAAATCAAAGTTGAAATGAAGTCAGGGGACTTTGTTCTTGACACCAGCGGTAGAAACGCCCAGCCGTATTTGTGTAGTAAATTGTTGGAAACAGAGCAAAGCTGTTACAGCTATTCGCATGATTTTTCTGAGGGTACTGAGAAAAGTGAAGTTGTTACCAAATTGTATCAATGCAGCATCTGCTTTAAAACTTTTAAATCACCTTCTAAGCTTGAAAGACATTACCTAATGCATGCTGGACAGAAGCCATTTGAATGTTTAGTTTGTGGTAAAAATTTCAGACAGGCCCCACATTTGAAAAGACATCAACTTACTCACTTGAAAGAGAGCTTAAAGCTGATTTCCGCTGAGCAACAACCGGACAATATATTGATTTTATCAAAACTGGATAATGTCCTGTGA